One Glycine max cultivar Williams 82 chromosome 6, Glycine_max_v4.0, whole genome shotgun sequence DNA segment encodes these proteins:
- the LOC100784436 gene encoding uncharacterized protein: MIINFHMGVFYHEEPPNHPKRCKYLVATFIKEVFSSCQSFAARLSTSSFEDEYPVSDFDEEQELFISAVISRTMEKQKHKPNVLRHNFSWVYSPATKELYFTTQAVAPQEKVESDQESDEGEEFLSVKSYFSRCSSSPSGGEAFYSVKTNLSRCSSLNELDLSKYRRPSVIQEFCHCEGWPFGLCRRAVLLPPLPKSPSESWLSLKMQPTSNKP; this comes from the exons ATGATAATTAATTTCCACATGGGTGTGTTCTACCATGAAGAGCCACCAAACCATCCCAAGAGATGCAAATACCTTGTGGCAACTTTTATTAAGGAAGTTTTCTCCAGTTGCCAGAGTTTTGCAGCACGGCTTTCAACTTCAAGTTTTGAGGATGAGTACCCAGTGAGCGATTTTGACGAGGAACAAGAA TTGTTTATCTCAGCAGTGATAAGCCGAACCATGGAGAAACAGAAGCACAAGCCAAATGTGTTGAGACACAACTTTTCTTGGGTATACTCTCCAGCAACGAAAGAACTTTATTTCACTACTCAGGCAGTGGCACCACAAGAAAAGGTGGAGAGTGATCAAGAAagtgatgaaggagaagagttTCTGTCAGTTAAAAGTTATTTCTCACGCTGTTCAAGTTCGCCAAGTGGGGGGGAAGCATTCTATTCTGTGAAGACAAACCTTTCACGATGTTCAAGCTTGAACGAACTTGACTTGTCCAAATATAGGAGGCCCTCAGTGATTCAGGAGTTTTGTCATTGCGAGGGATGGCCTTTTGGTCTTTGCCGCAGAGCTGTGTTGCTTCCACCACTGCCCAAGTCACCTTCTGAGTCATGGTTGTCGCTTAAAATGCAACCAACTTCTAACAAACCATGA
- the LOC100789577 gene encoding uncharacterized protein, producing the protein MARGKWVCSYKKTTLLVCFFNIAVALYVLRSLYASLYIYSGNVSRNAALYSPDQIRKMEESIQIRWEFKPVELIKWVKALEAEFSSETEAVKLPWHLKQNIIDEILQRLRSLNSSRTDIAMEREVVESWRKEKLEEVKSALVKGTSNSTIPHEEAGMLVRALESDWAVLCEEIGLWIPAQVSNKEHDDKPEGAEEFEEEVLPGRPVSPECHAELHTDYDGAAVRWGLTFHKDSAADCCQACLDHAKHAKEGEKKCNIWVYCPSEFGCHSPDIYQHKHQECWLKYAEKPRLNFKDKYPESYRNSHPSAPVIVPWVSGVISS; encoded by the exons ATGGCGAGAGGCAAGTGGGTTTGTTCCTACAAGAAAACCACTCTTTTAGTTTGCTTCTTCAACATTGCTGTTGCTCTCTACGTTCTTCGCTCTCTCTATGCTTCTCTTTACATCTACTCCGGAAACGTTTCCCGCAACG CTGCGTTGTATAGCCCAGATCAGATTCGGAAAATGGAGGAATCAATCCAAATCCGCTGGGAATTTAAACCTGTGGAGTTAATTAAGTGG GTGAAGGCTTTAGAAGCGGAGTTTTCGAGTGAAACTGAGGCAGTTAAGTTGCCCTGGCATTTGAAACAGAACATAATTGATGAGATCTTGCAGAGACTAAGGAGCTTGAATTCCAGTAGAACAGATATTGCTATGGAACGAG AAGTAGTTGAGAGTTGGCGCAAAGAAAAACTGGAAGAGGTCAAGTCAGCTCTTGTGAAGGGGACTTCCAATTCAACCATCCCCCATGAAGAAGCTG GTATGCTAGTAAGAGCTTTGGAGTCTGATTGGGCTGTGCTCTGTGAAGAGATTGGCCTCTGGATACCTGCTCAAGTTTCTAATAAAGAACATGACGACAAACCTGAGGGTGCAGAGGAGTTTG AGGAGGAGGTCCTTCCTGGCAGACCCGTTTCACCCGAGTGCCATGCTGAACTGCACACAGATTATGATGGCGCCGCAGTAAGATGGGGTCTTACCTTCCACAAAGATAGTGCAGCTGATTGCTGTCAGGCTTGCTTGGACCATGCGAAACATGCCAAAGAAGGGGAAAAGAAATGCAATATATGGGTTTATTGCCCATCTGAGTTTGGGTGTCATTCTCCAGATATCTACCAGCACAAACATCAGGAATGTTGGCTGAAATAT GCTGAGAAACCTCGACTAAATTTTAAGGATAAGTATCCTGAATCATATCGAAATTCACATCCTTCTGCACCAGTGATCGTTCCATGGGTCTCTGGAGTTATCAGTTCATGA
- the LOC100794327 gene encoding B3 domain-containing protein At5g42700 — MVAAIAYEESRRKRVEENKKRMEALNLPLLSQALQKSSPSPKSSPLKQVKHRAIQKEVVVVRRSSRVANLPSPVYKEIVIDRVTMPRRSLCRSYDKYRDYANRVYASDEAREEALEKAEKLMSGLESEYPAFIKSMLQSHVSGGFWLGLPVHFCKSNLPKKDEVVTLIDEDGTEYSTIYLAGKTGLSGGWRGFAIAHDLADGDALIFQLIKRTTFKVYIVRAICPPDDKQLE, encoded by the exons atggtggcAGCAATAGCATACGAGGAGAGTCGCCGCAAGAGAGTGGAGGAGAACAAGAAGAGGATGGAAGCCCTCAATCTTCCCCTCCTCTCTCAAGCTCTTCAGAAATCATCCCCTTCTCCCAAATCTTCAccg CTGAAGCAGGTAAAACATCGCGCCATTCAGAAAGAGGTGGTTGTCGTCAGAAGGTCAAGTCGTGTGGCAAACTTGCCATCTCCTGTTTACAAAGaa ATAGTTATTGATCGCGTGACAATGCCTAGAAG AAGCCTTTGTAGGAGTTATGATAAGTACAGGGATTATGCGAATCGGGTCTATGCCTCAGATGAGGCCAGAGAGGAAGCATTGGAGAAAGCAGAAAAGTTAATGTCCGGtttagaatcagaatatccagcCTTCATAAAGTCAATGCTCCAGTCCCACGTGAGCGGCGGATTCTGGCTG GGCCTTCCAGTCCACTTCTGCAAGAGCAATCTTCCAAAAAAGGACGAAGTGGTGACTTTGATTGATGAGGATGGGACTGAGTATTCGACAATATATTTGgcaggaaaaacaggacttagTGGTGGATGGAGAGGTTTTGCGATTGCTCATGACTTAGCTGATGGGGAtgctttaatttttcaattaattaagcgCACCACATTCAAG GTTTACATTGTTAGAGCAATTTGTCCTCCGGATGATAAACAGCTCGAGTGA
- the LOC100786377 gene encoding probable carboxylesterase 2, translating into MDVPNSPEISVDVPPYLRVHKDSTVERIAGTQVVPAGLDSDTNVVSKDILVVPETGVTGRLYRPNSTPPTANKLPLLVYFHGGAFCISSASDPLYHTSLNNLVAEANVVALSVNYRLAPEHPLPTAYQDSWSAIQWVADASRAKQHHQEDWIRDNVDFDRVFLAGDSAGANLGHYMALKLNNNFPTNDGFDFKVAGLIMVNPYFWGKEAIGVEITDPERKKMVDKWWSFVCPSDKGNDDPLINPFVEEAPGIEGVACDRVLVTVAEKDILRERGKLYHKMLSNSDWRGTAEFHETPGEDHVFHIFNPNCEQAKSLIKRIAHFINEH; encoded by the coding sequence ATGGATGTTCCAAACAGCCCGGAAATCTCGGTTGATGTTCCTCCTTACCTTCGAGTGCACAAAGACAGCACGGTCGAGAGAATTGCCGGCACCCAAGTCGTTCCCGCAGGCCTCGATTCCGACACCAACGTTGTCTCCAAAGACATCCTCGTCGTCCCCGAAACCGGCGTCACTGGCAGGCTCTACCGTCCCAATTCCACCCCGCCAACCGCCAATAAGCTCCCTTTACTTGTCTACTTCCACGGCGGCGCCTTCTGCATCTCCTCCGCCTCCGATCCTCTCTACCACACCTCTCTCAACAACCTCGTCGCCGAGGCCAACGTTGTCGCTCTCTCCGTCAATTACAGGCTCGCGCCAGAACACCCTCTTCCCACCGCGTACCAAGACTCTTGGTCCGCGATTCAATGGGTCGCTGACGCCTCTCGTGCTAAACAACACCACCAAGAAGATTGGATCAGGGACAACGTTGACTTTGACAGAGTCTTCCTAGCAGGGGACAGCGCAGGTGCCAACCTGGGACACTACATGGccttaaaattgaataataattttcCAACAAATGATGGTTTCGATTTCAAGGTTGCGGGTCTTATCATGGTGAACCCTTATTTCTGGGGAAAGGAAGCAATTGGAGTGGAGATTACTGATCCGGAGAGGAAGAAGATGGTGGATAAGTGGTGGAGTTTTGTTTGTCCTTCGGATAAAGGGAACGATGACCCTTTGATTAACCCCTTTGTGGAGGAGGCTCCGGGTATTGAAGGGGTTGCTTGCGATAGGGTTCTTGTTACTGTTGCGGAGAAAGACATACTGAGGGAAAGGGGGAAGCTTTATCACAAAATGTTGAGCAACAGTGACTGGAGAGGAACTGCTGAGTTCCACGAGACTCCAGGGGAGGATCATGTGTTTCACATCTTCAACCCCAACTGCGAGCAAGCAAAGAGTTTGATTAAACGCATTGCTCATTTCATTAATGAACATTGA
- the LOC102660662 gene encoding uncharacterized protein, which yields MPVASKTRNMLEGLVKEGSLKWLLGKKSYFGEEFEEMENSPSAGKNFIRELSPVANLVVRRCSKILRTSSSDLLESFNQEASDSMKHPSRYARNFLEYCCFKTRLGLIFEDHGSNIQEQF from the exons ATGCCCGTCGCTAGCAAAACCAGAAATATGCTTGAAGGTTTGGTAAAAGAAGGATCATTGAAATGGTTGCTTGGCAAGAAGAGTTACTTTggtgaagaatttgaagagatggAAAATTCTCCTTCTGCTGGGAAGAACTTTATACGAGAGCTCTCTCCTGTTGCAAACCTAGTTGTTCGTAGATGCTCAAA AATCCTTAGGACCTCTTCAAGTGATCTTCTGGAGAGCTTCAATCAAGAGGCTTCTGATTCTATGAAGCATCCATCACGATATGCGAGGAACTTTTTGGAATATTGTTGTTTCAAAACCCGGTTAGGACTTATCTTCGAAGACCATGGAAGCAATATTCAAGAACAATTTTAA
- the LOC100791690 gene encoding uncharacterized protein, with the protein MWGFGGRYYWERKVACEKVDGIVVVFAWMSSEEKHLMKYVDLYSSIGWNSLVCHSQFLNMFFPEKATILAVDILNELVEVLKIRPCPIVFASFSGGAKACMQKVLQIISGNSEAHNMDDYQIVRDCISGYIYDSSPVDFTSDLGVRFLLQPSVLKVSHPPRFASWIANGIASGLDSLFLSRFESQRAEYWWTLYSTINMQVPYLILCSENDNLAPFQVISNFFQRLKDLGGDVKLLKWSASPHVGHFRHHPIDYKAAITEILGKAVAIYHSKNSRIEDEKQGIEGTKDEITDPFSELRKAAMFSTSFQGFALAPSDNLSSSSTEYYVGKGVGTIADERKGGFIHLPSRPSINANGVLGQILFDVCVPKNVEDWCIRSNSKNALVAGTRKHVPFNPIKCIRRSRL; encoded by the exons atgtgggGATTTGGTGGTAGATATTATTGGGAAAGAAAAGTGGCTTGTGAAAAAGTCGATGGGATAGTTGTGGTGTTCGCGTGGATGTCAAGCGAGGAGAAGCACTTGATGAAATACGTGGACCTCTATTCCTCTATTGGATGGAATTCACTCGTTTGCCATTCTCAATTTCTCAATAT GTTCTTCCCAGAGAAAGCCACAATTCTTGCTGTTGATATTCTTAATGAACTTGTTGAG GTGCTGAAAATCAGGCCTTGCCCCATTGTTTTTGCATCCTTTTCAGGCGGTGCAAAAGCTTGTATGCAGAAGGTTCTTCAG ATAATTAGTGGCAACTCTGAAGCTCATAATATG GATGACTACCAGATAGTTAGAGACTGTATTTCTGGCTATATTTATGATTCAAGCCCAGTTGATTTTACCAGTGATTTGGGTGTTCGATTTCTTCTACAACCAAGTGTTTTAAAAGTGTCCCACCCTCCAAGATTTGCTTCATGGATTGCAAATGGCATAGCTTCTGGTCTTGATTCTCTTTTCCTCAGTAGATTTGAATCACAGCGTGCAGAATATTGGTGGACACTTTACTCCACCATT aATATGCAGGTCCCGTATCTCATTTTATGTTCAGAAAATGATAATCTTGCTCCTTTTCaagttatttcaaattttttccaAAGACTAAAAGACCTTGGTGGAGATGTCAAATTGTTAAAATGGAGTGCTTCTCCTCATGTAG GTCATTTTCGGCATCATCCAATTGATTACAAGGCTGCTATCACTGAGATCCTTGGCAAGGCAGTTGCAATTTATCATTCCAAAAATAGTCGAATTGAAGACGAGAAACAGGGTATAGAAGGAACAAAAGATGAGATCACAGATCCGTTCTCTGAATTGAGGAAAGCAGCAATGTTCTCAACTAGTTTTCAGGGTTTTGCTCTTGCTCCAAGTGATAATTTGTCTTCTAGTTCAACGGAGTATTATGTGGGTAAAGGTGTTGGCACCATAGCAGATGAACGCAAAGGAGGGTTTATTCATCTCCCGAGCCGTCCTAGCATCAATGCAAATGGGGTTCTTGGCCAAATATTGTTTGATGTTTGTGTGCCCAAGAATGTTGAGGATTGGTGTATCAGGTCAAATTCCAAGAATGCACTAGTAGCAGGTACAAGGAAGCATGTTCCATTTAATCCGATAAAATGCATTCGGCGTTCAAGGTTGTAA
- the LOC100792747 gene encoding putative dihydroflavonol 4-reductase — protein sequence MKILVTGASGFLGGKLCDALVRQGYSVRVLVRSTSDISALSPHIEIFYGDITDYASLLAACFSCTLVFHLAALVEPWLPDPSKFFSVNVGGLKNVLAAVKETRTVEKLLYTSSFFALGPTDGIVADENQVHHEKYFCTEYEKSKVAADKIAVQAASEGVPIVLLYPGVIYGPGKVTAGNVLARMIVERFSGRLPGYVGYGNDRFSFSHVEDVVEGHIAAMKKGEAGNRYLLTGENASFKHVFDMAAAITHTKKPLFSIPLWLIQLYGCLSVFFSRITGMLPLISPPTVHVLRHRWEYSCDKAKRELDYRPRSLKDGLAEVLLWLKNLGLIRY from the exons atgaagatatTGGTGACCGGCGCATCCGGTTTCCTCGGTGGAAAACTCTGCGACGCCCTCGTCCGGCAAGGTTACTCTGTCAGGGTTCTCGTAAGATCCACCAGCGATATCTCCGCCCTTTCTCCGCACATCGAAATCTTCTACGGCGACATCACCGACTACGCCTCTCTCCTCGCCGCCTGCTTCTCCTGCACTCTCGTCTTCCACCTTGCCGCCCTCGTCGAACCCTGGCTTCCTGATCCTTCCAAATTCTTCTCC GTCAACGTTGGAGGATTGAAAAACGTGTTGGCGGCGGTGAAGGAGACTCGCACAGTGGAAAAACTCCTGTATACGTCGTCGTTTTTCGCTCTCGGACCAACTGATGGAATCGTCGCCGACGAGAATCAA GTCCATCACGAGAAATATTTCTGTACGGAATATGAGAAATCGAAGGTGGCCGCGGATAAGATTGCGGTGCAAGCTGCGTCGGAGGGGGTGCCAATAGTACTACTGTATCCCGGAGTAATCTATGGGCCTGGCAAGGTCACTGCAGGAAACGTTCTTGCACGAATG ATAGTAGAGCGGTTTAGTGGTCGATTGCCTGGTTACGTGGGGTATGGAAACGATAGATTTTCGTTCAGCCATGTGGAGGATGTGGTGGAAGGGCACATTGCAGCAATGAAAAAAGGAGAAGCTGGGAATAGGTATCTACTAACGGGGGAAAATGCGTCCTTCAAGCATGTTTTTGATATGGCTGCTGCGATTACTCATACTAAAAAACCACTGTTCAGCATCCCATTGTGGCTAATTCAACTCTATGGCTGCCTCTCTGTTTTCTTCTCTAGAATCACCGGAATGCTACCTCTCATCAGTCCACCG ACAGTACATGTTTTAAGACATCGGTGGGAATATTCCTGCGACAAAGCTAAAAGGGAGCTTGATTATAGGCCCAGAAGCCTGAAAGATGGACTTGCAGAGGTACTACTATGGTTGAAGAACTTGGGCCTGATAAGATATTAG